The proteins below are encoded in one region of Candidatus Zymogenus saltonus:
- a CDS encoding M48 family metalloprotease produces the protein MTLILLLILLVFLPPIFTGIYYAVSFLRAPEDREVMARRRWAFLKRSNGVFFLSLILGLIIVMTFLPESISSALRILLSILFIAVAFLLQAWILGIADRKIRGIPYSMMGYMKFQTFFFAARFLALFVVLVFLYYPFFQGPLFEGIFYDRGGIGGRFYMDMALLFAAAALFVLTVLFQVRLMGRVTGVLIPLKEAGGEGGISGSILKLAEKAGIAREKIDLFVIETFGYPYFNAFAAPLKSIYFTRPLLKELEGEDILAVSAHEIGHLLSIKRRTVSAVLLYLGFALFLWLLTPIFSAFATGNLLLSAAVIAVFLLFFLFIVFFRRMSQRFETAADEIAASLTGDPMLLVKALEKIYELNMIPRRFDKRGSEEESHPSLERRVATLKGEKLDRPKRSVFRIIIWSVFFVVLLIFLANIFKNGFG, from the coding sequence ATGACACTTATTTTGTTACTGATACTCCTTGTTTTCCTGCCCCCCATCTTTACCGGGATTTACTATGCCGTATCCTTCTTGAGGGCGCCCGAGGATAGGGAGGTAATGGCGAGGAGGCGGTGGGCCTTCCTCAAGAGGTCGAATGGGGTCTTCTTCCTGTCCCTAATCTTGGGACTGATAATTGTAATGACCTTTTTGCCGGAATCGATCTCTTCGGCTCTACGGATATTGCTGTCGATCCTCTTCATTGCCGTCGCCTTCCTCCTTCAGGCGTGGATTTTGGGCATCGCCGACAGAAAGATTCGGGGGATACCGTATTCGATGATGGGGTATATGAAGTTCCAGACCTTCTTCTTTGCGGCGAGGTTCTTGGCGCTGTTCGTCGTCCTGGTCTTCCTCTATTATCCCTTCTTCCAGGGGCCTTTATTTGAGGGGATTTTTTACGACAGGGGGGGAATAGGTGGGAGATTCTATATGGATATGGCCCTCCTGTTTGCGGCCGCTGCCCTCTTTGTGCTGACGGTGCTGTTTCAGGTGAGGCTTATGGGTAGGGTAACGGGGGTGTTGATACCCTTGAAAGAAGCGGGTGGGGAGGGCGGTATCTCCGGTTCGATTTTGAAGCTTGCCGAAAAGGCGGGTATCGCAAGGGAGAAGATCGATCTCTTTGTAATAGAGACCTTCGGGTATCCCTATTTCAACGCCTTTGCGGCCCCCTTGAAGTCGATCTACTTTACGAGGCCGCTGCTAAAGGAGCTTGAAGGAGAGGACATACTGGCGGTCTCGGCCCACGAGATAGGGCATCTGTTGAGTATCAAGAGGCGGACGGTGTCGGCCGTACTCCTCTATCTCGGATTCGCCCTTTTCCTCTGGCTCCTGACGCCTATATTCTCCGCATTCGCCACGGGCAACCTCTTGTTGTCCGCGGCCGTGATAGCCGTATTTCTGCTCTTTTTCCTCTTCATCGTCTTCTTTCGCAGGATGAGCCAGAGGTTCGAGACGGCGGCCGACGAGATCGCGGCGTCCTTGACGGGCGATCCGATGCTTTTAGTCAAGGCCCTGGAAAAGATATATGAGCTGAATATGATTCCGAGGAGGTTTGACAAACGCGGCTCCGAGGAGGAATCCCATCCGAGCCTGGAGAGGAGGGTGGCGACGCTCAAGGGGGAGAAGCTCGATAGGCCGAAGAGATCCGTCTTTCGCATTATTATCTGGTCGGTTTTCTTTGTCGTCCTCCTGATATTTTTGGCCAACATCTTCAAGAATGGGTTCGGATAG